The following are encoded in a window of Psilocybe cubensis strain MGC-MH-2018 chromosome 4, whole genome shotgun sequence genomic DNA:
- a CDS encoding Oligopeptide transporter 1 — MESPLYESKISDPPALSSLAQLDSDPLSTEKKVTDSGSDSIEIANEKVDLDSTRFDEDEPEYRNGEPVINTGRDVSRFAVDIRDDGDDALTFRSICLGTAFAGMGAALSQIYLFKPIQVGVSTVFLLLLIFTVGNAWAKILPKRSLVIGTPFERLGGILHFINPGPFTLKEHVVASLVASTAAGGSSAVQNFAVQRIWSGRATAPPHGVSFRNGVLVGL, encoded by the exons ATGGAGAGCCCGCTCTACGAGAGCAAGATAAGCGACCCCCCAGCGCTGTCTAGCCTTGCCCAACTCGACTCGGACCCATTGTCGACTGAGAAAAAGGTCACCGATAGTGGATCGGATAGTATTGAGATTGCGAACGAAAAAGTCGACCTCGATTCAACCCGCTTCGATGAAGACGAACCGGAATACCGCAACGGAGAGCCGGTGATCAATACTGGACGGGACGTCTCTCGGTTTGCCGTCGACATTCGCGACGACGGAGACGATGCTCTCACATTTAGGTCGATATGTCTTGGGACTGCATTTGCTGGTATGGGCGCTGCACTTAGCCAG ATATATCTTTTCAAACCTATACAAGTTGGAGTGTCTACAGTATTCTTGCTGCTTTTGATCTTTACGGTTGGGAACGCGTGGGCGAAAATCTTGCCGAAGCGATCTTTGGTCATAGGCACACCTTTCGAAAGACTTGGTGGAATTTTACATTTTATAAATCCGGGTCCTTTCACATTGAAAGAA CACGTTGTTGCCTCCTTGGTTGCTTCGACTGCAGCAGGAGGTAGTTCGGCCGTTCAAAATTTTGCTGTGCAAAGG ATATGGTCTGGTAGGGCTACTGCGCCCCCTCACGGTGTATCCTTCAGAAATGGTGTATTGGTCGGTCTGTAA